GATCCTTCTATTGTTCAACTTCAATTCCTAAGTAGTAAGAGTGAAGGCCTAAGTCGCTCATTTCAAATTCTGCCATCATTTGCTGCTTGATCTTATTGACCATTTCAGTGCTACTTCCTGTTATAATGAGATCGTCAACATACACTCCAACAAGAATacattcttctccttctcttcttgTGTAGACTGCTTGCTCTTGAGTGCATTTTCCAAAACCAAGCTCTTTGAGACTTCTATCAAGTCGAACGTTCCAAGCTTGTGAAGCTTGCCTCAATCCGTAGAGAGCCTTCGACAATCTATACACcttgtgttttttatttggaaCCTAAAACCCTTCGGTTGAGTAACATATACTTCCTCTTCCAATTCTCCATTTTGAAATGCTGACTTCATATCTAGATGATGTACCTCCCAAATTTGGTTTGCAGTGAGTGCAAGAATGACTCGAACGGTGTCAAGTCTTGCAATCGGTGCAAAAACTTCTTCAAAGCCAATGTCTTGTCTTTGTACATAGCCTTTAGCAACCAATCTTGCTTTGCGCTTAACAACTTCTCCATTAGGgtctttcttcaatttgaacACCTATTTTAGACCAATGGGTTTGTGTCATGGTGGAAGCTCAGTCAGACTCCATGTGTGGTTTTTCTCAATGGATTTTAATTCGTTCTCCATTACTTCGTACCAGCAGGCCTCTGTAACAGCTTCTTGGTAACAAGTCGGTTCTTCAGACACTACCATCATCACCCTATTTTCTTGTTCATCAGCACCTACAACTTCCTCTGTGTTGGCGTAGATGTCAGTGAGAGATCTTAGACGGACCGGTGTGTTCATCGATGGAGGAGATGGACTGGTCTTTCTAATTGTGGGTATCTCAGTTGCATGTGGTACGACATTTTCAACCTCAGTTTTTGCatcttccaaattttcaaactcgTCAGAATAAAATTGGTCCATCACCTAAAACTCCGTAATCTTCTTACCGTCACTAACGACTTCATTCCAAGCTCATTCAAGATTCTCTTGAAAAATAACATCGCTACTAATTTGTGGTTTTCCACGGCCTGGGTCATATAAGCGATGAGCTTTGCATCCTTCTTCGACACCAAAATACACCACCGGTGACCTTCAATCGTCGAGTTTCTTGAGGTGAGAGGTTGTGTTCTTTACATATGTCACACAACCAAAGACTCTCAAGTGTGCTAGATGTGGCTTTCTCCCCATCCAAGCTTCAAATTGTGTGCGTTCTCCAAGAGCCTTCATTGGAAGATGGTTTAACAAATAAACCGCGTGTCTCACTGCCTCTCCCTAAAATATTACAGGCACGTGCATGCTTTTGAGGAGTGATCTCGTCATCGCCATTATGGTGTGGTTACAACGCTCTACAATGTCATTTTGTTGTGGTGAATATGGAGCGATGAGATGTCGTTCGAttccttcttttttgtaaaattgggTGAACTCTACAAATAAGAACTCACCACCTTGATCCATCAGGAGCGTTCTGATCTTGTACTCCATCTTGTTCTCCATTAAGAGTTTGAATTTCTTCAATGCTTCAAATGCGTCACTTTTTGCCTCCAACATATACAACCACATCCATCTCGTGGAATCATCAACGATCAACAAAAAATACTTGTTTCCAGCAAGAGTACATGGTGAAATTGGTCCGCATATATCAGCATGGAGGAGTTCTAACGGCTTCTCTACTCTATATGTTGATTGATGGGGGAACGACAATCTGGCTTGTTTGGTAATCATGCACGCTTCACATAACTTGTTTGGTTGAGTCACTAGTGGTACTCCAACTacaaatttcttctctcttatGAGCTTCAAGTCATGAAAATTTACATGGCCAAGTCTCACGTGCCATAACCATGTTGGATCTTCTAGGCTTGTCAGAAGGCAGACTTACTTGAGCGTCTTCAAAGTTATCTTCTACAAGCAATTTTGAGTTCGCTTCACCGACATCAAAAGCGTGTCACTCCTGTCATACACTTTCATGACATCTCCTATCATTTGCACCTTGTTTCCATTTTCTGTCATTTGCCCGAGGCTTATGATGTTACTACATAACTTTGGAATGTAATACACCTCTTGGAGAGCCTTCTAATCACCGTTCTTGCACTCGAACATAACCGTTCCTTTTCCCATGATCTGAATGGTTGATCCAATGCCAAAGTTCACCCTCCTAGTGAAGCTTTCATCTAATTCTTGGAACTTCTCACGATGACCGGTCATGTGGTTACTAGCACCGTTGTCAAGATACCAAACATCATTATTTTCTCCATTCTTGTCATTTCAGTACATCTCTGGCAACAACCGCTCTTTGATGAGTAGTATGGCATCCTCCTGATCTCATCTAGTGCGTGTCCCCTTCTGGGACACAACCATTATCAAAGTTAGTTCTTCTTCGATGGCACAAGTTAGATGAGTTTCGTCGTCATGACCTTTTCTACGACATTCCGATGTGTAATGTCCCATCTTGTTCCAAGTGAAACACTTAATGTGACTTTTATCACGATTTCCATTTCCAGTGTTGCTAGTGCCTCCTGCACTATTTTGACGCTCAGTGCCACAACCACGTCCTCGCCATCTTCCTCGATCGATACTACCGAATTTGCGCCCTTTGTTCATCGAAGAGTTGTCAACACTATGTCTTTTTTGTCTAGCTTTCCATTCGACATGGGTAAGTAGGAGTTGTCCATTGgtgttgttattgttttctCGGAGTCGTGTTGTTTGTTCCTCGTACACCTTCATTCGTCCAATTGCTTCTTCAAATTGCATGGTTTCGAGATCTTGAAATTGCTCGATCCCGACAACAATGGGAAGATATTTGTCGGAGACGGAATCGAGGAACATCTTGACCAATGATGAATCCTCAAGTGCAACTTCGAGAGTGGTGAACTTGCTTACTAATCTGCTGATTTTTCCTGTGAACTCATCAATCGTCTCGGTTTTCTTCATTCGAAGAACATTAAACTCACTCTTCAAGGTTTGAACACTTGCCATCTTCACCCGCTTACTACCCAAGTACCTTGTCTTGAGACTATCCCATATTTCCTTGCGGGCTTCTTCTTTGCGATTTGTAGAAGCACGTCTTCTGGGATGCATTAGAGAATGCATGCACGCACCTTCTTGTCCCTCTTCACATCCACTTCGGCTCCTTCGCTGGCTCTATTGCTTCCCAAACTCCTTGGGCGTCGAGGATTGCTTCTGCCTTTATCGCCCACACCGTGTAGTTGTGTGGAGTTAACATCGGGTAGAGAATCGACATTCTGCCACTCTCCTTTGTTTGTTGCGAGACGCTTGCCATTTTTGTTGGAATCTAtgatgagaagaaaatatgctTTGATACCAAATGttggttttaaaacaaatgatcTGTAAAAATCTCGCGCACTCTTTTtgatgaaaacaaataaaaataaagataaatactttgtaagatatattgtcaagatggagagaaaataaatggaacTTCTTgcttttattcaatttaatggactaatatttatagtctAAAAAGGGAGCAAAAATTAGTAACTCACTAACTCAGTGCTTGCTAAAATTTTggagataattaaaaataataaataaccaaaacattaaatagaaaaataacgTGTGAACTaattcttccatttatttaGGAAGATCATGGTAGATTAATAGCTCACAAGAGGAAGGAATGGTTGAAGCTCATTTCCAGCTTCTCGACCTTGGCTTAGCCCGAGGTCAAGCCAAGCGAATCAGCCCAACACTATGCTTTGTCTGAAACCCTAAAAAGTTGGTCCCAACaccctttattttgttttaattaatttaatttggttgaGATTTGGTTGTTGAGATTGTTTATTATGATCTCCCTCTATATTGGGGaggtttgaattattattttaaggtTCACTTTGTTTAGATATTATATATGGTTGCAATGTCATTGATAGAAAACATGAGAGTTCTTGTGCGATTCTACattgttgaaaaatatattatgatgATTGGTAAACATTCAAGATTCACTCTCAAGAACTAATGTGTGATGAtacaacattttgaaaacaagaGATCGATTAGCTATTCAAGGATGCTTGAAGCTAGGATTGCAAGTGGTCATTGATTAAGGGGGAGTAATCTTATTAATGTTATGATAATTGTTATTGTACAATTTAGTTCTGATTATATAGTCAGTTCATGGTCAGTACGTTGGTTTTTGTTGTTATACCCTCAATCATAACATTGTAACGATCAATTACTACACGAGCAATATAAACTCTTATCATGGATCTAAGACCTCCCATATGTAGATGTTGTGTCATTGAACTGGGTTATCAAAGTTTGATGTGTTTTCCGTACTTTTATGTGCTTCCATAGTTGTTCTTTCTGTTATTAATTCACGGTACAACAACAATACTACAATAACTAAGTGTGTGTTTTCTCAATTGGTTTCAGAGCGGGTTGACGTTGGTTCATTGACTTTTCAATGGCGTTGATCAGAGACGGTGGTTTAACAACTCGCAGCGTAAGGTGTCATGAATGTGAAGTATTTTCTGGTAGTGAGTTCAAGGAATTTCGGAGAGCCCTCATTAGTATTGTTACTATAGATGAATCTATTGAAGATGGTTGTTCCAATGGGCAAGCGAAATCTAGTGCATATGCTAAGCATCGAGGATCATCATCTTGTGTTATTCATATGGCGACGATCTCTTCAGAAAATGGGAGGAAgatcaaattttgttgaaacaaCATCAAGAAAGAAGTCAAATACTGgtagaagaaaattattgttatttatcatCCATTACAACGGTAAAGTTAGAATTACACAAGGCTCGCCATGAGTATGATTCCTTGTCCAAGAATGTCAAGATGCTCACATCAAGTACTCAAAGTCTTCAAAATATGTCAGACGACGAAAAATCGAGACCAAATAAAATGGGTCTGGGTTACTCTATTAGTAGCTCCGTTGGTACTTCCACAACAGTATTTATAAAAGCATCCAGTAAAATTGATCAATGTACAAACCCATTACCTgttgaaagagaaaatcatATTATCAAGAAAAGATGGGTCTGTCATTTCTGGGGCAAGCATGGTCACATACTATCATTTTGTTACCGTCTACATGGTTTTCCCTCAAATAGAAAAGTTGTCCGCAAAAATAAGTCTTGGAAAACTCCCAAGACTGTTTGGAGACCTAAAACAAGCAACGATGCAAATAGGTGCAATGTTGCACTTACGTCTATTCAAACCTCAAGAGTTACTGATTGGTACTTCGACAGTGGCAGTTCCCGACACATGACAGGTAATGCTAACTTCTTCTTTGAATTAAAGGAATTTCGTTTTGGCTCGGTAATGTTTGGTGATGGTGTGAAGGACAAAGTTATTGGAAAAGGAAACATGAGTAAACCAGGAttacaaattctaaaaaatgttaGACATGTAAATGGATTATCAGCAATGATTAGCATCAGTCAACTATGTGATGAAGGTTTCGAtgttaaattcttaaaagGAAGATGTCTTGTGACTGATAGGGATGAGACTCTCATCATGATAGATGCACGTTTTTATGACAATTGTTACTAGTGGACTTCTAATGTCTTTAAATTTGGATGTAGCATCCCTAAACACTATAAGTGTGCTTTGATATTGTTTATAGCATAGTTTGGGTTAATGacaatccaaattttcatgtttCCATGATTGAATATTGGaatttttgttagttaaaAAGCCCTATCATCTGCATTTGAACATGTTTTTACTTCCATTTTTATTGATGTAGCCAAAGTTCATTTTGCAGGAGGCATATTGTAAAGCATTGGATAGGGGCTTCTCCACTACTCCATTCAACACCAATCTTTGTGGTAATTAAGCTCTCTCTTTGTTTAATctatgaaattttcttttcttcttgttaaaattggtatttaattattttgttattgtgtaACTTGGAGCCATcatgtttgtttttgtattttttgcaCACTATATGATGACTTGTAACTCTAGAGCTTGTTCCAAAGGGATATGAGAGTTTCAACACTGAGATTGGTGCACAAATAGGTTTGTCTTTATAAGACGtttgagacatggctagtgttcAGTTTTTACGGTTTTGAACAATTTGGATCCCGAGAACATGTTGTGCATCAAccaaatctttcatttgaaattgcatagatAGCCATTTCTTGACGTCGTTGAGATTATTCACATCATTTCCAATGAGTAGAATATCATCGGCATATAGAACTAGGAATGCTACAATGGAGTTGAAAACCcttttgtaaacacaaggTTCATCAACATTTTGTCCAAAGCCATGAGATTTAATCGCggtatcaaatcttatattcttAGATCTAGATGTTTGCTTCAAaccataaatggattttttaagcttacaaattttttgttcttgacCTTGTTCCATAAACCCCTCTGGTTGAGTCATATAGATACTCTCCTCAAGATTACCATTCAGAAATGTTGTCTTGgcatccatctgccaaatttcataatcataaaaggTGGCGATGGACAAGAGTATTCTAATCGACTTGAGCATAGCAACTAGAGAGAAAGTTTCTTCATAGTCTACTCCCTCTTTTTGGCTATAACCTTTTGCCACAAGTCGAGCCTTAAAATTTTGTACTTTACTGGCTTGATCTTgttttctcttgtagatccatttacaaccaataggtTTTATATCATTTGATTGATCTACTAGAGTCCAGACAGAATTGAAATACATAGACTCCATTTCGAGGTTTATGGCTTTGATCCATTGGCCACTATCTACATCATTCATTGCCTAtttataggttaatggatCCTCTATGCCGTCATCAGGTATGACGAGTTGAGTTTCTGttaaacccaaatagcgatcaagctgatgaacaaccctcccactaTGTTGAGACTCTCTCAACTCTTGAAAAGGATGTGATTGAACAGATTTCCAAGTTTTATCAACTACTTTAGTTGATGAACTAGGTATATTTGTAGCATTTGTAGAAATCTCACTTAATACTAGTTTACTGCGCGGTTGATAATTCTTGATGTGGCCTTCCTCCAAGAATGTAGCATTTGTCGAAACAAATACTTTATTATCTTGAGGATTGCAAAAGAGACCACCCCTTGATTGGGTAACCAACGAATAGGTATAATTTCGAAtgatgttccaatttcttaggattttgtaccaacacATGTGTCGGGCATCCCCAAATTCTAAAGGGACGTAAACTTCCTTTACGCCCTTTCCAAAGCTCATaaggtgtttctgaaacacttttagagggaacattattcaaaatatagacAGATGTCTCTAAAGCATatccccaaaaagaatctgGCAATTGAGCAAAGCTCATCATAGAGtgaaccatgtctaacaaggttcggcttcttctttctgatacaccgttctgttgaggcgtactaggtgcagagagttgtaactgaattccattttctatcaaataatCTTGGAATCTCAAGTCCACatactctccacctcgatctgatcgaagtatctttattgtttttcctAATTCATTCTCAACTTTAGCCTTgtattctttgaacttttcaagagaATCAGACTTATGATGCATTAGGTAAACatgaccataccttgaataaCAATCAATGAAACTGATGAAATATTCGTACCCTACTCGAGCCTTGACATTCATTGGTCCACAAAGGTCCGAATGCACAAGCTCTAAAGGTACTTTGGCTCTAAGACATTTTTCAGTAAAAGATTCACATGGAGATAGAGAGTTATCTTCTAACTGATTTAAAAGTTCGCTCTTAATTAATCTCCCAATtctattgagatttatgtgaccaagtcttaagtGCACCAAATAGGCGTTAAAAAgaaaccttttgttttttattttgagtttcGAATGTCCTAAACATTTCTGTATTTCAGTCAAAATTTGGTCTATTTGGTCTGAACTTTTATAAGTTGTTTTCAAGTATAGTAGAGCATATTTGAATACCTTTACTGAAAATGAAcgtttcattaatttcaaaagatatttcaTACATATGTTCCAAAATGCAAGGGATAGATGTCAAGTTCCTCTTTATTTGAGGtacatacaaaatatttttaagtagTAGATATCTATCTTCtaaaaacatcttcaagtcTCTCACTGGTTCAACTGAGACTACCTCTCTCATTCCAACCTTGAGAGTAGTCTCATGTTCTACAAGCTTCTTCCAAGAACAAGAttcctgaaatgagaagcaaatatgaTTAGTGGCTCCTGAATCTAGTATCCAGGTTGAAGTATCATATTCGACTAAGTATGTTTCAACAACTAGTAAATCGTATTTACCTTGTGCTGCTTTTTCTGCTTTTTTCTCAGCAGGATATTTTGAACAGTTTCTCAACTAGTGCCCATTCTGGCCACAATGGTAacatttacctttttctgTGGCTCTCTTTCCCTTGTTCGTCTTGGGAGTCTTCCTCGTtcccttcatcttcatttgAGCTTTAGGCTTATAAGGTCCACTTGTGCTTTTAGAGGACGATCCTTTTGAAAAGCttctttttgtggtagcaacatttgcttccacttgttttcGAGTTTGGAACTTTTGAAGCTCATTCAGAAGGGTTGTCACGTTAAACTCTATCTTGTTTAAAGACACATTTGTCTGAaatggaatgaagctcttTAGAAGAGACTCTAAAATAAAGctaacttgattaacctcttcgatgggaccaccattTACTTCGGCGATCttgaagtgcatcatcatgACCAGAACATGTTTTCTAACAgaggtcccttccttcatacgcttagtgtaaatgtatttgactgcctCGTGTCTTAAGGACCATTTTGGTTGCCCAAACATTTCCTttaatgaatccataatctcCTTAGCCTTAgctaaggattcatgtttctttgccaaaACATCAGACATGCTGACAAGAATATATACACGGCctttttatttgcttttacCCATCGATCATATGCTTCCCGACTAGTTCAATTAGCATTAAAGGCAGGGTTTTGAGGACATTCCTCAATTAAGACAAACCTTAAATCGTCAACCACTAAtattgtgttaagatttgattcCATGACGCATAATTATCGCCATTCAGTTTTTCAGAAGCTAAAAGTTAAACTATGGAGCTCTTCAtgctaaaaaataaacatattcatTTTAGAAACCATAATCACTAAAGAAGCCAATCATTTAGCAAATACTAATAATGTACCGATCATTATAGTTTTACAACGATATTCCAAAGGTTTAGAATAATCCCCAACGTAGAGCAGTCGATTATTCTtcctttgaaccaagacaatcttgaTCAGATGCTAACTCCTGAATATCTTATATTGCTATAGCATTTAGTTATCGCTATTTCGGTCGAAAATGTACTAAcaacttaataattttgtaagtgTAACCCTCCATTTTCGAATCTTAGAGACTAGAATCATTATGCTGCCGAATGGAAAAGTCAACATGAAAACTAATCAAGGAGACCCTATCCACATTTAGAGTTCACGGTGTTCCGAATCCTATAACACAACCCTCCGAAGGGAACATCGCTCTAGGACAAACAAGCAAGCGCATTTAGGAATCTCACTGTGTGGCCTAATGGAAGAGATTGTGGGATGTGTTGTCACATATCCCtcacccacttactatgaactacttcccTTATTCACCTTGATAttgatccatgcaaacactctccgAAGGGAGTCCGCTCCTATGCACGACGCAAAGCCCTACATAGACCTTATTAtgtgaactcttagggacGCTAGAGGTTAAAAGTACACTACTTCTCTCTAGATGTTCTATAATGGTTTTAAGGGTATTTAACTACTTTAGGATTTTATTtaggctaacttaaacaaatccTAAGTCTAGGTGAAACATCCGAGCATAACCATTATATCTGATTTTAACCTACGATGTCTAGGTCATAAACTAGTTTTACTACCTCACATCTCTCACACATGCTCATAAAGCTAGGTTAAATTAGGCTCAATGATTACGATCTCCAGATAGGAGGTGTTCCGTAAACTAtcaacttaagaacctccCAACCTTAGTCATCTTATATGATTTGTTGACAAGATCTAATCAGGTGAGCCTCTTATAACCAGTTTTATAAGATATCGACATAActcaacaaagaaaataatattttctaaccTAGGTGAGCATGCATGTTATCTTtgttatagattttaaatgtttaattcatttataactattataaaagaactataaaactataacaaacaaccaacaaacaaataatatataacaattatagaaagaaattaattaatatgaattttaatttatttctgaAACAAATAATATCATAGAATTTCTTATCCTCTGGGgtgagattggtttgtgggaaccaattaagatgggaaaaagtttagaggGAAACAATTTTTGGAGTGAGCAAAAACATTGacttaattgattttgattaaagaaaactatttttcttctacatatttataacttcaTTTCCTTAATGGAGTaggagagaatcatgagattctattaatttaaaaaatattaaattaatagaaatttcaaatctactaattaattaattaatacttaattaaatcatatttaattaatatttcatttaaatcatatttaatgaatatctctccaatatcttatagtttaaaattaaattaaagaaatcaaatttaattaaataaaactaaaatattaattaattctccaattaactaatagctaaattaaatatcttatatttaacttaaattaaatttgaatcatattcaaatataaatttttctcgtaaccaataattttcatatgaatccaattcacattaaattaatattttaactcattgaaatattttttctctcataaagtagttttgaatcatatccaaaactaaatttatataataaagtttgattaaactttatattatactaTATCCCATACATTAGACTAATTCCCAAACTAAATGTGAACATTTagaattacaaccaatataaataaatctcattaccctttacaaGCTAGGAACGGGACCTAATGAacctacagatcagaagctacaatgatatgagattaattggctaaactcattaaccacattaatcaatattcgttagcTGTGTGTGCACTCCAGTAAAAAATCATAGTTGAactcttttaattattgatatatttgtgtatccatggatatagaccaataacagtaagtta
This is a stretch of genomic DNA from Cucumis sativus cultivar 9930 chromosome 4, Cucumber_9930_V3, whole genome shotgun sequence. It encodes these proteins:
- the LOC116403422 gene encoding uncharacterized protein LOC116403422, which codes for MHPRRRASTNRKEEARKEIWDSLKTRYLGSKRVKMASVQTLKSEFNVLRMKKTETIDEFTGKISRLVSKFTTLEVALEDSSLVKMFLDSVSDKYLPIVVGIEQFQDLETMQFEEAIGRMKVYEEQTTRLRENNNNTNGQLLLTHVEWKARQKRHSVDNSSMNKGRKFGSIDRGRWRGRGCGTERQNSAGGTSNTGNGNRDKSHIKCFTWNKMGHYTSECRRKGHDDETHLTCAIEEELTLIMVVSQKGTRTR